AAGCTGTTTCAGATCGCTGTAGTTTTTCTCAACTTCCTGATATTTAGCTTCTGCTTCTTTTTCTTTTCCTAAAAACTCTCCAAAAAGTTTGATATAAGCTGTTTTTTCCAAAGGCTTCTGCTCCATATATTCATCCAGAAATATAACCTGAATGCCGTTATTCTTTAAAAGCTCATAGGTATTGTCGAAACTGGCAATATGATTGGTAAAAATAGCATCCGGTTTCATAGAGATAATCTTTTCTACATCATATTTCTGTTCACTTCCTACATTCTGGATTTTTCCTTCTTTAATCAGATTCTGGATTTTATCTGAATAAATATACTCCGGACTTGAAACGCCTATGATTACATTTTCTGCTCCAAGCTCTGAAATATACCCTGCCATACTAGCATTCAATAGGATGATTTTCTTAAAAGGAGTTTGATTCTGCTTAAAATTATATGTAAAATTCCCCGATTTTAGCTCTAGAACTCCGTCATGTTCCTTAAATTGGGTACGGCCGGAGATATTTGTCCAGTCTGAGGACGAAATTTTTGATTCTCTCTTACAAGCAATTAGCGCAAAAACCGTAAATAAAAGTAAAATTCTCTGTTTCATCTTTCAAAGAACGGAAAAAAGTGGTATATTTGCAACCGTTAAACAAAAACATAACACAAGGCCTCGTGGCGCAACTGAATAGCGCATCTGATTACGGCTCAGAAGGTTACAGGTTTGAATCCTGTCGAGGTCACTGAAGGAGACAACTATTTGATAGTTGTCTCTCTTTTTTTACACATAAAAATCTCTATATCAAGCTTTTACAGCTTGACATTTTATAGTTTGAATTTTTTGATGTGAAATCCCTAGTCCACCTGAAACAGACAGTCTAAAAGTGCTCTATCAGAGATTTCATCGGTATTAAAGCGTAGTTTGAAATCCCATTAAGGTTCTAGTATTTTTTCCTCTTTTGGCTTATTGTAACTTTTTGATACTAAATATAGTAATTCTAATATAATTTTAGCTTCTTTCTCATTTACCTGAACTCCATTCTTAGCTAAAAGAATAATCGCTTGTTCAACTGAAACATTCTTATCAATAAAATTCATTTTTCTTATTAGTTTTTCGGTTACTTTTTTTTGATAATATTTTTAAAAATGCTTGATTCAAGTCCAAAGAAAGATCTCCTGTTTTATAATCAATATCAACTGGTGGAATAAGACTCACAAGACTTTTTTTATCTGAGATGTCAAACTCGGAAAATTTTCGAAAAACTTCGACTAATTCTTTATCTTCTATTTGATTCTTTTTATCAATAGCTTTTAATTTAAGAAAAATATCACGCGCTTCCTTCTTAAGATGCCTAATGTTAACTTGATTCTCTTTTTTTAATTCATTATAGTCATCAATTTTTAATACTCCTGCTAAAAACAACTTTCTGCCTTGAGAAAGAACTTGCCCCTTTTC
This region of Chryseobacterium culicis genomic DNA includes:
- a CDS encoding ABC transporter substrate-binding protein; translated protein: MKQRILLLFTVFALIACKRESKISSSDWTNISGRTQFKEHDGVLELKSGNFTYNFKQNQTPFKKIILLNASMAGYISELGAENVIIGVSSPEYIYSDKIQNLIKEGKIQNVGSEQKYDVEKIISMKPDAIFTNHIASFDNTYELLKNNGIQVIFLDEYMEQKPLEKTAYIKLFGEFLGKEKEAEAKYQEVEKNYSDLKQLASKAKEKPVVLANEMYGDVWYLPGGNTSVAHYISDANANYIMKDNKDEKALTMSFEEVYAKAGGVQYWVNAGSHTSKKEMLGMNPFYGKLDVFNKGKIYTIAGKEKLKANDFFESGVVRADLILKDYIKIFHPELLPDYQLTYMKELQ